From a region of the Thermomicrobium roseum DSM 5159 genome:
- a CDS encoding APC family permease, producing MSGMAAGRSWGRPRTFVREATGLTKELSLLDIFVYNTNNQNIGLGVLFILLFVPAFYPGASMLGGVLVAGLLALAHATTYAFFAAALPRSGGDYVYISRTLSPLLGFISSFNWLVWLSVYIGIPAAYFGQYGLSSLFRLLAAHYRNPDLMRFADFWQTPLGIFVAGTVLIVVFGSIFALGTKIYFRIQNVAFAFATLAVAVAGLVALLTSRETFIARFDEYVRAVGGVENAFQVAWESSGYQWHPFDAYQTFLSLSLPLYIVLYAITSSFIGGEVKNARRAQFFGMPGSVVYCTVWIVLLIAAFQKMVGYDGLGAIGAADPAALGLAFTPTFVELAGAVVHHNLLLILLIGLGFLLWTYVWLPINYLASTRILLAWSFDRLMPEILSYVSPRTHTPLVAILVVGILGEICLALYAWHIVLASIVGIFGWIVSFILTAIAAIVFPYRRREDFEASPVRWRVAGLPVMSIVGLLAVISLLICEVVFWLDPFVGLAHFPNVQILTVGVFIAGALVYWIAKTVQARRGIHIEYAFREIPPE from the coding sequence ATGAGTGGGATGGCGGCAGGGCGAAGTTGGGGACGACCACGGACCTTTGTCCGCGAGGCGACAGGTCTGACGAAGGAGCTTTCGCTCCTCGATATTTTTGTCTACAACACGAACAACCAGAACATCGGTTTAGGCGTGCTCTTCATCCTCCTGTTCGTTCCTGCATTCTATCCGGGGGCCAGCATGCTCGGCGGTGTCCTGGTCGCTGGGCTGTTGGCTCTCGCCCACGCAACGACGTACGCCTTTTTCGCGGCTGCTCTCCCGCGGAGTGGTGGCGACTATGTGTACATCAGCCGGACCTTGTCTCCTCTCCTCGGCTTCATCAGTAGCTTCAACTGGCTGGTCTGGTTGAGCGTGTACATCGGCATTCCGGCAGCATACTTTGGGCAGTATGGCTTATCCTCGCTCTTTCGTCTGCTCGCGGCCCACTACCGCAATCCGGATCTCATGCGTTTCGCCGATTTCTGGCAGACGCCGCTCGGCATCTTCGTCGCGGGGACCGTACTCATTGTCGTTTTTGGGAGCATCTTTGCACTCGGGACCAAGATCTATTTCCGGATACAGAATGTCGCCTTTGCGTTCGCGACGCTCGCTGTGGCTGTGGCTGGTCTCGTCGCTCTCCTGACGAGCCGGGAGACGTTCATCGCCCGGTTCGATGAATACGTGCGAGCAGTGGGTGGTGTCGAAAATGCCTTCCAAGTCGCATGGGAGAGTTCGGGATATCAATGGCACCCGTTCGATGCGTATCAGACCTTCCTCTCGCTCAGCTTGCCGCTTTACATTGTGCTGTACGCCATCACTTCCAGCTTCATCGGTGGTGAGGTGAAGAACGCGCGCCGGGCGCAATTTTTTGGCATGCCGGGTTCTGTTGTCTACTGCACGGTGTGGATCGTGCTCCTCATCGCGGCTTTTCAGAAGATGGTGGGGTATGACGGATTGGGAGCCATCGGTGCTGCCGATCCGGCTGCTCTCGGACTCGCCTTCACGCCCACCTTCGTCGAGTTGGCAGGCGCGGTGGTGCACCACAATCTCCTCTTGATCCTTCTCATCGGGCTGGGCTTCCTGCTCTGGACCTACGTTTGGTTGCCTATCAATTATCTCGCGTCGACGCGTATCTTGTTGGCCTGGTCGTTTGACCGACTGATGCCGGAGATACTCTCGTACGTCAGTCCACGGACGCATACACCATTGGTCGCTATCCTGGTCGTGGGGATCCTGGGGGAGATTTGCTTGGCGCTCTACGCGTGGCATATCGTTCTCGCCAGTATCGTGGGGATCTTCGGCTGGATCGTCTCCTTCATTCTCACTGCGATCGCCGCGATCGTTTTCCCGTATCGGAGGCGCGAGGATTTTGAGGCATCGCCGGTACGCTGGCGTGTGGCTGGATTACCGGTCATGTCGATCGTTGGTCTTCTCGCGGTGATCAGTTTGCTCATCTGTGAGGTCGTGTTCTGGCTGGATCCCTTCGTCGGGCTTGCCCATTTCCCCAACGTCCAAATCTTGACCGTCGGTGTCTTCATCGCCGGGGCGCTGGTGTACTGGATCGCCAAAACGGTCCAGGCGCGCCGGGGTATCCATATCGAGTACGCATTTCGGGAAATACCACCTGAGTGA
- a CDS encoding metallophosphoesterase family protein has protein sequence MVWFRKGKGQATRRLALYYTSDIHGSERCFLKFLNAAKFYGVDTLILGGDLTGKVLVPIVEVDGHWEMSFLGRHEVLRSLEEVTEAEKRIRFNGFYPYRCGLEELARLEADRDYADAVFRRLMRESVARWVRLAEERLRGTGVRCFVMPGNDDEFDIDDALAGSDVVVNPDGAIVEIDGYQLLSLAWANPTPWNSPRELPEEELAARIERLARELDPSLPVIFNLHCPPYDSTLDSAPQLREDLSVVMVGGQPNMIPVGSRAVREAIERYQPVLSLHGHIHESRGAVRIGRTLCINPGSAYGEGVLHGALVRLEDDRVASYQLVSG, from the coding sequence ATGGTCTGGTTCCGGAAAGGAAAAGGCCAAGCGACGCGTCGCTTGGCGCTCTACTATACGAGTGACATACACGGTTCGGAGCGATGTTTTCTGAAGTTCCTCAACGCAGCGAAGTTCTATGGTGTGGACACACTCATTCTCGGTGGTGATTTGACCGGGAAAGTGCTCGTTCCGATCGTGGAGGTCGATGGCCACTGGGAGATGTCTTTCCTCGGACGGCACGAAGTACTGCGGTCGCTGGAGGAGGTGACAGAAGCCGAGAAGCGTATCCGTTTCAACGGGTTCTATCCGTACCGCTGCGGACTAGAGGAGTTGGCCCGACTGGAAGCGGATCGAGACTATGCCGACGCAGTCTTTCGGCGCCTGATGCGCGAGTCGGTCGCGCGCTGGGTCCGCCTCGCTGAGGAACGCTTGCGCGGAACCGGTGTGCGCTGCTTCGTCATGCCAGGGAACGATGACGAGTTCGACATCGACGACGCTCTCGCCGGAAGCGACGTCGTCGTCAACCCCGATGGCGCGATCGTGGAAATCGACGGATATCAACTGCTGAGTCTCGCCTGGGCGAATCCGACCCCATGGAACAGCCCGCGCGAGCTCCCGGAGGAAGAGCTGGCAGCGCGCATCGAGAGACTCGCCCGCGAGTTGGATCCGAGTCTGCCGGTGATCTTCAACCTGCACTGCCCACCCTATGACTCAACGCTGGACAGTGCGCCGCAGCTGCGGGAGGACCTCTCGGTCGTGATGGTGGGCGGACAACCGAACATGATTCCGGTGGGGAGCCGCGCCGTGCGCGAGGCGATCGAGCGGTACCAACCGGTTTTGAGTCTGCATGGGCATATCCACGAGTCGCGCGGAGCCGTGCGCATCGGTCGGACACTGTGCATCAATCCCGGTTCGGCCTACGGTGAGGGAGTCCTTCATGGAGCGCTCGTCCGATTGGAGGACGATCGCGTGGCCAGCTATCAGCTCGTGAGCGGGTGA
- a CDS encoding cbb3-type cytochrome c oxidase subunit I, translated as MFTMAPHAAFGYHTGPTPGGRGCCGERGVARSVEAAPRARTAVALVLLAVLYLYPAAIARALFGRLIPTSRQLRALVPDPGSLGMAIYALVMPILGLPVFLFAIVVFLVALDLISPETIPLATSPRSFSVAFWLFAHNLMEAMGIMTLGALYVLVPRYTRSGKLYSPRLAAVAMVLYTMAAIPAFSHHLYSWVTNTPQVFQNVSRSTSWATGFIAASLTGFDVGLTVWRHGLRIHPAPLLMLEGFLLYLIDGFVALELSTPAWNLRLHGTLYATAHTMTILTAVLLVFLGVMYHYYPALRDRQLDIRMGFWHSGLSFLAALAMFFSLLIAGVAGLPRRAYPWLSGEGTYAVPLLLFGLIFALAQFVFLWNLLRSERAAAWAPGLAAD; from the coding sequence ATGTTCACGATGGCGCCGCACGCTGCATTCGGTTATCACACCGGTCCGACACCTGGGGGTCGCGGCTGCTGCGGCGAGAGAGGGGTCGCGAGATCGGTCGAGGCAGCGCCTCGTGCGAGGACTGCTGTTGCCCTGGTTCTCCTCGCAGTCCTCTACCTGTACCCAGCCGCCATCGCCCGCGCGCTCTTCGGACGGCTTATCCCGACCAGTCGCCAGTTGCGGGCGCTCGTTCCGGACCCAGGTTCCCTCGGAATGGCGATCTATGCTCTGGTAATGCCGATCCTGGGGCTTCCTGTCTTTCTCTTTGCCATTGTTGTCTTTCTCGTCGCACTCGACCTGATTTCTCCGGAGACCATTCCCCTCGCTACCAGTCCACGATCGTTCAGCGTTGCCTTTTGGCTGTTCGCTCACAACCTCATGGAAGCGATGGGGATCATGACGCTGGGCGCGCTCTACGTGCTCGTCCCCCGCTACACTCGGTCGGGCAAACTCTACAGTCCACGCCTCGCTGCGGTCGCCATGGTTCTCTACACGATGGCCGCTATCCCCGCTTTCAGTCACCATCTCTACTCATGGGTGACCAACACTCCACAAGTCTTCCAGAACGTCTCGCGCAGCACCTCGTGGGCAACCGGCTTTATCGCAGCCTCCTTGACCGGCTTCGACGTCGGGCTGACAGTGTGGCGTCACGGGCTGAGAATTCACCCAGCACCATTGCTCATGCTGGAAGGTTTCCTCTTGTATCTCATCGATGGCTTCGTTGCGCTGGAACTCTCGACACCAGCTTGGAACCTACGTCTTCATGGCACACTGTATGCCACAGCACATACCATGACGATCCTCACTGCTGTTCTCCTCGTTTTCCTCGGCGTCATGTATCACTATTATCCGGCACTACGCGATCGGCAACTGGACATCCGGATGGGCTTCTGGCACAGCGGGTTGAGCTTTCTCGCTGCACTTGCGATGTTCTTCAGCCTACTCATCGCCGGTGTGGCTGGCCTTCCGCGTCGGGCCTACCCGTGGCTATCCGGTGAAGGAACGTACGCTGTCCCGCTCCTGCTGTTCGGACTCATTTTTGCGCTCGCTCAGTTCGTCTTCCTATGGAATCTGCTCCGCAGCGAACGCGCTGCCGCGTGGGCCCCAGGCCTGGCAGCAGACTGA
- a CDS encoding cyclase family protein — MRVYDISHPIESDMLVFPGDPEVCLETVAASAPWRVTRVTMGSHSGTHVDAPAHFFPDGRSITDYPAERFVVPAVLLQLPNLADDEAISLALLRQHLGSPPRGAAVLLATGWDRYWGSDRYFVHPYLAEEAATWLVASGIGLVGIDALNIDSTVQGTSHAHACLLGADVLIVENLRGLRAIPAGDRYLLVCLPLPIAGADGAPARAVLLER, encoded by the coding sequence ATGCGGGTGTACGACATTTCGCACCCGATCGAGTCGGACATGCTGGTTTTCCCCGGTGATCCCGAGGTGTGTCTGGAAACGGTAGCAGCCTCGGCGCCGTGGCGGGTGACACGTGTGACGATGGGCAGCCATTCCGGGACGCACGTCGATGCACCGGCTCATTTCTTTCCCGACGGACGATCGATTACCGATTATCCTGCGGAGCGGTTCGTCGTGCCCGCCGTCCTGCTCCAGCTTCCGAACTTGGCCGATGACGAGGCGATCTCGCTGGCGTTGCTCCGGCAGCATCTGGGCAGCCCTCCCCGTGGGGCTGCTGTCCTCCTGGCGACTGGCTGGGATCGTTACTGGGGATCGGACCGCTATTTCGTTCATCCCTACCTCGCTGAGGAAGCGGCGACCTGGTTGGTGGCCTCAGGGATCGGGCTCGTCGGCATCGACGCACTCAACATCGATTCGACGGTGCAGGGAACGTCCCATGCGCACGCGTGCCTGCTCGGGGCGGATGTCTTGATCGTCGAAAACCTGCGAGGGCTCCGCGCGATCCCGGCAGGAGATCGATACCTCCTCGTGTGTCTTCCTCTGCCGATCGCCGGTGCGGACGGTGCGCCGGCCCGGGCGGTGTTGTTGGAGCGGTAA
- a CDS encoding APC family permease — MLDKSQAKGPRVFTRAATGLVREAGWFDALVYNVNFISIGLMVALMFLYMPSYGGVSLPLSLLFCALLALPTAATYGMLAAIMPRSGGDYVYVSRVLGPAWGMMSNWNTTVWWVLYGGVPSAFLASFGIAPFMRILAAFTGNEEVLRFADWAASPTGMFVIGALLIVVLTGLFILGLRVYFRVQNVLFVLAMLATVLVVFVALVRSPAVLQSNLAQYLGNLAGRPDILEALLRESGYQPQPFDLRNTIITMTWIYLTMGFSFSSAYIGGEVKQASKIQVWAIPGTVVYALVWGLLLVWSVSRAIGADLIGAISTLGDAGASNVGLAAAPRFHELIALGSGSLLVAFLIGFGFIFWSYAWLPGQILNASRNLVAYAIDGLLPSALAWVSPRFHTPVVSLVVMGSLSIVSLAIYVFTPYFATLVGIFGFLLTFIMVSLSAVLLPYRRPELFTGSPVAWRLGRLPVLSLVGAISIVACLVMQWAYLNDPYSGISLDPSTLREGILGFGMFLLNIAIFLSGLVIYAIARWWRARQGIDLSLAYREIPVE; from the coding sequence ATGCTGGACAAGAGTCAGGCCAAAGGGCCGCGCGTCTTTACACGTGCTGCGACTGGTCTCGTCCGGGAGGCTGGCTGGTTCGATGCGCTCGTCTACAATGTTAATTTCATCTCCATCGGCCTCATGGTCGCACTCATGTTCCTGTACATGCCTTCTTACGGTGGAGTGAGTCTGCCACTTTCGCTGCTCTTCTGTGCACTCCTGGCGCTTCCGACCGCCGCGACCTACGGTATGCTCGCGGCCATCATGCCGCGCAGTGGTGGCGACTATGTCTATGTGAGCCGCGTGCTCGGCCCGGCCTGGGGGATGATGTCGAACTGGAACACGACCGTGTGGTGGGTCCTGTACGGTGGTGTCCCCTCGGCGTTTCTTGCCAGTTTCGGGATCGCGCCATTCATGCGTATCCTGGCGGCTTTCACCGGGAACGAGGAAGTACTGCGTTTCGCTGATTGGGCGGCTTCGCCGACCGGAATGTTTGTCATCGGTGCGCTCCTGATCGTGGTTTTGACAGGACTTTTCATTCTCGGACTTCGCGTCTACTTCCGCGTGCAAAATGTCTTGTTCGTCTTGGCGATGCTGGCGACAGTGCTCGTCGTGTTCGTCGCGCTGGTGCGATCGCCAGCTGTGCTTCAGTCGAATCTCGCCCAGTACCTCGGAAATTTGGCTGGGCGCCCTGATATTCTGGAGGCGCTGCTGCGAGAAAGCGGCTATCAGCCCCAACCGTTCGATCTCCGGAACACCATCATCACGATGACGTGGATCTACCTCACGATGGGTTTCAGTTTCTCGAGCGCGTACATCGGTGGGGAAGTGAAGCAAGCGAGCAAGATCCAGGTGTGGGCGATTCCTGGAACAGTCGTTTATGCCCTTGTCTGGGGGCTTTTGCTCGTCTGGAGCGTTTCTCGTGCGATCGGCGCTGATCTGATCGGCGCGATCAGCACGCTCGGCGATGCCGGGGCGAGCAACGTCGGCTTGGCTGCTGCCCCGCGTTTTCACGAACTCATCGCGTTGGGAAGCGGCAGCCTGCTCGTCGCCTTTCTCATCGGGTTCGGGTTCATCTTCTGGAGCTACGCGTGGCTGCCAGGACAAATCCTCAATGCGTCGCGGAATCTCGTGGCCTATGCGATCGATGGGTTACTGCCGTCGGCGTTGGCCTGGGTGAGCCCGCGCTTCCATACCCCGGTGGTCAGCCTCGTGGTGATGGGTTCCCTTTCCATCGTTTCGCTGGCGATCTACGTCTTCACGCCGTACTTTGCCACCTTGGTCGGCATCTTCGGTTTCCTCTTGACCTTCATCATGGTCTCGCTCAGTGCGGTACTCTTGCCCTACCGAAGGCCCGAACTCTTCACCGGTTCGCCGGTGGCATGGCGGCTCGGACGTCTGCCAGTTCTGAGCCTTGTGGGAGCGATCTCGATCGTGGCCTGTCTCGTGATGCAGTGGGCGTATCTCAACGATCCTTATTCGGGCATCAGCTTGGATCCCAGCACCCTGCGGGAGGGGATCCTCGGCTTCGGGATGTTCCTGCTGAACATCGCCATTTTCCTGTCCGGGCTCGTCATTTACGCGATCGCCCGCTGGTGGCGGGCTCGCCAGGGCATCGATCTCTCGCTCGCCTATCGCGAGATCCCGGTCGAGTGA
- a CDS encoding Mov34/MPN/PAD-1 family protein gives MIRIPRDQYQAIIEHAQREAPREACGLLGGHGERIERVYPVTNRAELAVEFFAERGLIPPGRDYRPDAPGSIAVERFFMDPEEQFRVLREIERSGLEHLGSYHSHPATEAYPSRTDVELAAFWPNMLLLICSLADPARPVVRAFRVNEGQVSEESILVED, from the coding sequence ATGATTCGGATCCCCCGCGACCAGTACCAGGCGATCATCGAGCATGCCCAGCGGGAGGCTCCCCGCGAAGCGTGCGGGCTTCTCGGTGGACACGGTGAGCGAATCGAGCGTGTCTACCCGGTGACCAATCGCGCGGAACTCGCTGTCGAGTTTTTCGCCGAGCGCGGCCTCATTCCGCCTGGTCGGGATTACCGTCCGGACGCCCCTGGTTCGATCGCGGTCGAGCGCTTCTTCATGGATCCGGAGGAACAGTTTCGCGTGTTGCGCGAGATCGAGCGCTCGGGATTGGAACATCTGGGCAGTTATCATTCCCACCCAGCGACCGAGGCCTATCCCTCGCGCACGGACGTCGAGCTGGCCGCTTTTTGGCCGAACATGCTTCTTCTGATCTGCTCGCTGGCTGATCCTGCCCGGCCGGTCGTCCGGGCCTTTCGCGTGAACGAGGGGCAGGTCTCCGAGGAATCGATCCTCGTCGAGGACTGA
- a CDS encoding PLP-dependent cysteine synthase family protein, with amino-acid sequence MSSSLGCRLGETVTERIGRTPLFCLQRLPAISGISDRVQLLVKAEWYNPGGSVKDRAAWRIVREALRTGALGSNRRLLDATSGNTGIAYAMLGAALGFGVTLVVPGSIGEERRAILGAYGAELIYSDPYEGTDGAIRLARQLAAEQPDRYYYADQYSNPANWLAHYEGTGPEILEQTRGQVTHFVAGLGTTGTMMGTGRFLKEANPDVVLVGVQPDDPFHGLEGLKHLPTALTPAIYDPSLVDRMEFVDTEEAYRLARDVARCEGLLLGPSAAAAIVAALRVARELDQGVIVAILPDSGLKYLSTPLWHPERG; translated from the coding sequence ATGAGTTCTTCGCTCGGATGCCGATTGGGCGAGACAGTCACTGAGCGCATCGGACGCACGCCGCTCTTCTGTCTCCAACGCTTGCCGGCCATCTCTGGCATCTCGGATCGCGTCCAGTTGCTGGTCAAGGCGGAGTGGTATAACCCGGGCGGCTCGGTGAAAGACCGTGCTGCCTGGAGGATCGTCCGCGAGGCGCTGCGCACGGGTGCGCTGGGATCGAACCGACGGCTCCTCGATGCAACTTCCGGAAACACTGGCATTGCCTATGCCATGCTCGGTGCAGCACTCGGATTCGGTGTCACACTGGTGGTTCCCGGAAGCATCGGCGAGGAGCGTCGGGCCATTCTGGGTGCCTACGGCGCTGAATTGATCTACAGCGATCCGTACGAGGGAACGGACGGAGCCATCCGCCTGGCGCGTCAACTGGCTGCTGAGCAACCGGATCGCTATTACTATGCGGACCAATACAGTAATCCAGCGAATTGGCTTGCCCATTACGAGGGCACTGGCCCAGAGATCCTGGAGCAGACGCGTGGGCAGGTGACGCATTTCGTCGCGGGGCTCGGCACCACGGGAACGATGATGGGAACCGGGCGGTTTCTCAAGGAAGCGAATCCGGACGTCGTCCTGGTCGGTGTCCAGCCAGACGATCCCTTCCATGGGTTAGAAGGACTGAAGCATCTGCCGACCGCTCTCACTCCTGCTATCTATGATCCCTCGCTCGTCGACCGTATGGAGTTCGTCGATACCGAAGAGGCCTACCGGTTGGCGCGCGACGTTGCACGTTGCGAAGGACTGCTCCTCGGTCCCTCGGCGGCGGCAGCCATCGTTGCGGCGCTCCGTGTCGCCCGCGAGCTGGATCAGGGCGTCATCGTGGCCATCCTGCCCGACAGTGGTTTGAAGTACCTGAGCACACCCTTGTGGCATCCCGAACGAGGATGA
- a CDS encoding phosphate-starvation-inducible PsiE family protein: MEPDERRHVPHTEIHHLSRRFLEAAQDILVVALVLVLFGLMVRTLLILLSHLFGPALDFRVVIAEVLFMLVMVELMRLLVVYLEEHRVAVDFMVELGIVATLREVVLRGVVELGWAQVLAISAFLLTLGALLRFGTLRVPFPPRRASPRSTDARGEGNTEPVPVTDPASLTRSSADPERVSGR; this comes from the coding sequence ATGGAGCCTGACGAACGTCGACACGTTCCGCATACCGAGATCCATCATCTGTCACGGCGTTTTCTCGAAGCGGCTCAGGATATTCTCGTCGTCGCGCTGGTTCTCGTGTTGTTCGGCCTCATGGTTCGCACGTTGTTGATTCTCCTGAGTCACCTCTTTGGTCCTGCACTCGACTTCCGCGTCGTGATCGCGGAAGTTCTCTTCATGTTAGTCATGGTGGAGCTCATGCGGCTCCTCGTCGTCTATTTGGAAGAGCACCGAGTCGCTGTGGACTTCATGGTGGAACTGGGCATCGTCGCGACGCTGCGCGAGGTGGTCCTCCGTGGGGTAGTCGAGCTCGGTTGGGCACAGGTGCTCGCGATCAGCGCGTTTCTCCTCACGTTGGGCGCGCTGTTGCGGTTCGGCACGTTGCGGGTGCCGTTTCCTCCTCGACGCGCTTCGCCTCGATCGACCGACGCGCGGGGGGAGGGCAATACCGAACCGGTACCGGTTACCGATCCGGCGTCCCTGACGAGGTCGAGTGCGGACCCAGAACGCGTCTCGGGTCGTTGA
- a CDS encoding ubiquitin-like small modifier protein 1, with the protein MAVTILIPAPLRRFTEDRAAVQVEAKTVAEALAKLDELYPGIRERICEPDGRVRRFVSIFVNGKDIRSLQGVETPLADGDEVGIIPAMAGGR; encoded by the coding sequence ATGGCAGTGACGATTCTCATTCCGGCACCGTTGCGCCGCTTCACGGAGGACCGCGCAGCGGTGCAGGTGGAGGCGAAGACAGTCGCCGAGGCACTGGCGAAGCTGGACGAACTCTATCCCGGAATTCGCGAGCGGATCTGCGAACCGGACGGGCGCGTGCGGCGATTCGTCAGTATCTTCGTCAACGGGAAGGACATTCGCTCCCTGCAGGGTGTGGAGACCCCTCTCGCGGACGGGGATGAGGTTGGAATCATCCCGGCAATGGCAGGCGGCCGATGA
- a CDS encoding protein kinase domain-containing protein, whose product MRTHVLNDRYRLDEPIGEGGMAVVYRGYDLLLGRPVAIKVLRGQFAADASFLRRFEREAQAAARLSHPNIVSVYDVGRDGAIHYIVMEFVPGKTLKQLILERAPIPLDDTIRIVRQVAAALDYAHQHGLVHRDIKPQNILVDERGFVKVTDFGIAKGISDVSLTEAGFGMGTVHYVSPEQARGEPATPASDIYSLGVVIYEMLTGRLPFEADSPIGLAMKHVHEPPPPPRQFAPSLPPAVEAIVLRALAKDPRQRFPTAGTLAHALAHWQHAALPATAPGRATSSRPVNTRHRGRASSPVRPANRPADIGCATWLLGSAILAGIVALVVLAFQLVDLRALTGSGDRPAPTPTSVAIVPSPTTEPNPTPTLAPSPTVAATPTPEPTPNLTPTPELARIPDLVNSTLRQAQAAAATGNFQLAIEEIYDNIVPAGTIVRQDPPAGQLAEKGSTIRVWVSKGPEWITLIGLAGRPYTEVLQQLQGLPVTVEKVEEGSRTVPEGYVIRTEPAEQVRNGGTVTVYVSIGDRVKVPDLYGKPYQQAAVELQRAGLVVRTVTPQSCEQIRQHIANFDCDQFPDGGVVSASLQWNSWVPRGSPIDIAYYEKQQ is encoded by the coding sequence GTGCGCACGCACGTCCTGAACGACCGCTACCGGCTCGACGAGCCGATCGGCGAAGGTGGCATGGCTGTCGTCTACCGGGGGTACGACTTGCTCCTTGGCAGGCCAGTCGCGATCAAAGTGCTGCGCGGACAGTTCGCTGCCGATGCGAGCTTCCTCCGGCGTTTCGAGCGCGAAGCACAGGCAGCAGCTCGTTTGAGTCATCCCAATATCGTCAGCGTCTACGACGTCGGTCGCGACGGAGCTATCCACTACATCGTCATGGAATTCGTTCCCGGCAAGACCTTGAAGCAGCTGATCCTCGAACGGGCGCCGATTCCGCTCGACGACACCATCCGCATCGTCCGCCAGGTTGCGGCTGCCTTGGATTACGCTCATCAGCACGGGCTCGTTCACCGTGACATCAAGCCTCAGAACATCCTGGTCGACGAGCGCGGCTTCGTGAAGGTGACCGATTTCGGAATCGCAAAGGGGATCAGCGATGTCAGCCTGACCGAAGCTGGCTTCGGCATGGGAACGGTTCACTACGTCTCTCCAGAGCAAGCTCGCGGCGAACCGGCGACACCGGCCAGCGACATCTACTCGCTGGGCGTTGTCATTTACGAGATGCTCACCGGCCGACTGCCGTTCGAGGCGGACAGCCCGATCGGTCTCGCCATGAAGCATGTCCACGAACCGCCTCCTCCGCCGCGGCAGTTCGCTCCCTCCCTGCCCCCAGCGGTCGAGGCTATCGTCCTCCGCGCTCTGGCCAAGGATCCCCGCCAACGATTCCCGACAGCTGGAACCCTGGCGCACGCACTGGCGCATTGGCAGCACGCTGCACTACCGGCTACCGCACCGGGCCGAGCAACCTCGTCACGACCGGTCAACACCCGCCACCGCGGGCGAGCGAGTTCTCCGGTCCGCCCAGCGAACCGGCCAGCTGACATCGGCTGCGCCACCTGGCTCTTGGGGAGCGCGATCCTCGCTGGCATCGTCGCCTTGGTCGTCCTCGCCTTTCAGCTGGTCGATCTCCGCGCGTTGACCGGATCCGGCGATCGACCTGCTCCCACACCCACATCCGTTGCCATCGTGCCGAGCCCGACGACTGAACCGAATCCCACGCCAACGCTCGCACCGTCGCCGACCGTCGCCGCCACCCCTACTCCTGAACCGACACCGAACTTGACTCCGACACCCGAGTTAGCCCGCATACCGGACCTCGTCAACTCGACGTTGCGCCAGGCACAGGCCGCAGCCGCAACGGGGAATTTTCAGCTGGCGATCGAAGAGATTTACGATAACATCGTACCCGCCGGGACGATCGTGCGCCAAGATCCGCCCGCCGGCCAACTCGCCGAGAAGGGCAGCACGATCCGTGTTTGGGTGAGCAAAGGGCCGGAGTGGATCACCTTGATCGGCTTGGCCGGCCGACCCTACACCGAAGTGCTGCAACAGCTGCAGGGGCTGCCGGTCACGGTCGAGAAAGTCGAGGAAGGGAGTCGCACGGTTCCCGAAGGGTATGTCATCCGGACGGAACCCGCCGAGCAGGTGCGGAACGGCGGCACGGTCACCGTGTATGTCAGCATTGGCGATCGGGTCAAGGTACCCGACCTGTACGGCAAACCGTATCAACAAGCCGCTGTCGAACTGCAGCGCGCTGGCCTCGTCGTCCGCACCGTGACTCCACAAAGTTGCGAGCAGATTCGCCAGCATATTGCGAATTTCGACTGCGACCAGTTCCCCGACGGTGGCGTGGTGAGTGCGTCCCTGCAATGGAACAGCTGGGTGCCACGCGGGTCGCCGATCGATATCGCATATTACGAAAAGCAGCAGTGA